In Chrysoperla carnea chromosome 2, inChrCarn1.1, whole genome shotgun sequence, the following proteins share a genomic window:
- the LOC123294279 gene encoding 1-phosphatidylinositol 4,5-bisphosphate phosphodiesterase isoform X1, which translates to MTKKFEFDWRIPVPQPLLDGCVFDRWTEEKDNTELEPGCMFKVDEYGFFIYWKSEGREGDVIELCQVSDIRAGGVPKDIKWYNNLQNKHGAGQVLEDKSLTICSGTDYININYQHVICPDAATAKIWQQGLREVTHNNKINNVCPRTNLMKHWMRLGFLVDPRGKVPVKVIARTFASGKTEKLVYQGLSELGLPCGKNDAIEKEDFTFEKFYALYHKICPRNDIEELFRQITQGKAESISLDQFINFLNEKQRDPRLNEILYPLYDEKRALEIITTYEQNEEALKEKKLTKDGLIRYLMSDENAPVFLDRLDFYMDMDQPLCAYYINSSHNTYLSGRQFGGKSSVEMYRQVLLAGCRCVELDCWDGKTEEEEPIITHGKAMCTDILFKDVIYALRDTAFVTSDYPVILSFENHCCKKQQYKLAKYCDDILGDFLLKEPLPDYPLEPGAVLPPPSLLKRKILIKNKRLKPEVEKQELEMFWKGEFVIQDEEKEDASAPVTDKKPEEIVAPVIESTASTEGDAPPPVQYTGSTTNVHPWLSSMVNYAQPVKFQGFDIAEQKNIHHNMSSFAETAGLNYLKTQAIDFVNYNKRQMSRIYPRGTRADSSNYMPQVFWNAGCQMVSLNFQTSDLPMQLNQGKFEYNGNCGYLLKPDFMRRADRTFDPFAESPVDGVIAAQCSVQVIAGQFLSDKKVGTYVEVDMYGLPTDTIRKEFRTRMVPANGLNPVYNEEPFLFRKVVLPDLAVLRFGVYDENGKLLGQRILPLDGLQAGYRHISLRTEANFPMSLPMLFCNIELKIYVPDGFEDFMAALSDPRGFMGAQQKQTDQMNQMGIEVTDSKGGDDKKEKKAEEKKEEPLVFEPITIESIRQEKGFQKTARKQQKELDALRKKQAKEKLGIQKSQCSAIEKLIKGKNKNDLTNDPAIRKLVTEQTLQWSEMAERHRKQEWEMMKQQLLDQQDILKKLMETQQASQIKQLEAKHDRELKEMNTRQAKVSVETSREVNNDKTLKTKAEKERRLREKQQNNTKRFVDEMKNAKMKQGREKEKLKVTHTGQMDNLVNDVQKLIDMYKNEELEYDMSSKSEFFV; encoded by the exons atgaccaagaaatttgaatttgattggCGTATACCCGTGCCACAACCGTTATTGGATGGTTGTGTATTCGATCGATGGACCGAAGAAAAAGATAACACTGAATTGGAACCTGGATGTATGTTTAAGGTGGATGAAtatggattttttatttattggaaaagTGAAGGCagg GAAGGAGATGTCATTGAACTGTGTCAAGTTAGTGATATTCGAGCTGGCGGTGTTCCAAAG GATATAAAATGGTACaataatcttcaaaataaacATGGTGCAGGACAAGTTTTAGAAGACAAATCGTTAACTATTTGCAGTGGTACAGATTATATTAATATCAATTACCAGCATGTCATTTGTCCAGATGCTGCAACTGCAAag ATTTGGCAACAGGGTTTACGTGAAGTAAcacacaataataaaattaataacgttTGTCCTCGAACTAATTTAATGAAACa tTGGATGAGACTTGGCTTTCTTGTCGATCCACGTGGAAAAGTACCTGTAAAAGTGATAGCCCGAACATTTGCATCTGGTAAAACAGAAAAACTTGTCTATCAAGGATTATCGGAATTGGGACTACCCTGTGGTAAAAATGATGCTATTGAAAAAGAAgattttacttttgaaaaattttacgcactttatcataaaatttgtcCACGTAATGACATCGAAGAATTATTCCGACAAAT TACGCAAGGGAAAGCAGAGTCAATTAGTTTAGatcaatttataaactttttaaatgaaaaacaaagagATCCTCgtcttaatgaaattttatatccaCTTTACGATGAAAAACGTGCCCTTGAAATCATCACAACTTATGAACAAAATGAAGAAGCCTTAAAAGAAA AAAAACTAACAAAAGATGGATTAATTCGATACTTGATGTCGGATGAGAATGCACCTGTATTTTTGGATCGATTAGACTTTTATATGGACATGGATCAACCATTATGTGCTTACTATATAAATTCATCTCATAATACATACCTCAGTGGGCGACAATTTGGTGGTAAATCATCTGTGGAAATGTATCGTCAAGTTTTATTGGCTGGTTGCAG gtGTGTTGAATTAGATTGTTGGGATGGTAAGACCGAAGAGGAAGAACCTATTATTACTCATGGAAAAGCTATGTGtactgatattttatttaag GATGTAATTTATGCATTGCGTGATACTGCTTTTGTAACATCCGATTATCCTGTGATTTTATCTTTTGAGAATCATTGTTgtaaaaaacaacaatataaaCTAGCTAAATACTGTGATGATATTTTGGGAGATTTTCTATTAAAAGAACCACTGCCAGATTATCCA ttagaACCAGGCGCAGTTTTACCACCTCCCAGTTTactaaaaaggaaaattttaataaaaaataaacgacttAAACCTGAAGTAGAAAAACAAGAACTAGAAATGTTTTGGAAAGGAGAATTTGTTATTCAAGATGAAGAAAAGGAAGATGCATCTGCTCCAGTTACAGATAAAAAG CCAGAGGAAATTGTTGCTCCAGTAATTGAAAGTACTGCCTCTACTGAAGGCGATGCCCCACCACCAGTCCAATACACGGGATCAACAACAAATGTCCATCCTTGGTTATCTTCCATGGTTAATTATGCCCAACCTGTTAAATTTCAAGGGTTTGATATTGCAGAAC aaaaaaatattcaccaCAATATGTCTTCGTTTGCTGAAACTGCTggtttaaattatctaaaaactCAAGCCATTGATTTTGTGAATTACAATAAAAGACAGATGAGTCGAATTTATCCAAGAGGAACAAGAGCTGATTCATCAAATTATATGCCACAAGTTTTCTGGAATGCAGGATGTCAAatggtttctttaaattttcaaacttccGATTTACCCATGCAATTAAATCAGGGTAAATTTGAATACAATGGCAATTGTGGTTATTTATTGAAACCTGATTTCATGAGACGAGCTGATCGAACTTTCGATCCTTTTGCGGAATCGCCTGTGGATGGTGTGATTGCTGCGCAATGTTCTGTGCAA GTAATTGCCGGTCAATTTTTATCTGATAAGAAAGTCGGAACATATGTTGAAGTAGACATGTATGGTTTGCCGACTGATACAATTCGAAAAGAATTTAGAACACGTATGGTACCTGCAAATGGATTAAATCCTGTATATAATGAAGAACCATTCCTGTttcgaaaa gttGTATTACCTGATTTAGCAGTGTTACGATTTGGAGTTTATGATGAAAACGGTAAATTATTGGGACAACGTATTTTACCTTTAGATGGCTTGCAAGCTGGTTATCGACATATTTCTCTCAGAACTGAGGCAAATTTCCCAATGTCTTTACCAATGTTGTTTTGTAACATtgaacttaaaatttatgttcCTGATGGCTTTGAAG attTCATGGCGGCGTTATCTGATCCAAGAGGATTTATGGGAGCTCAACAAAAACAGACTGATCAAATGAACCAAATGGGCATTGAGGTCACAGACTCTAAAGGTGGCGacgataaaaaagaaaagaaagcagAAGAGAAAAAAGAAGAACCTTTAGTATTCGAACCAATTACAATTGAATCAATACGACAAGAAAAAGGATTTCAAAAGACAGCGAGGAAACAACAAAAAGAATTGGATGCATTACGAAAAAAACAAGCAAAAGAAAAACTTGGCATTCAAAAAAGTCAATGTAGTGCGATCGAAAAGTTAATCAAGGGGAAAAA taAAAATGATCTGACAAATGATCCAGCAATTCGTAAATTAGTAACTGAGCAGACATTGCAGTGGAGTGAAATGGCTGAACGTCATCGAAAACAAGAGTGGGAAATGATGAAACAACAATTACTTGACCAACAAgatatattaaagaaattaatggAAACCCAACAAGCTtcacaaataaaacaattagaaGCTAAGCATGatag agaattaaaagaaatgaaCACACGACAGGCTAAAGTATCTGTTGAGACATCACGCGAAGTAAACAAtgacaaaacattaaaaacaaaagcagaaaaagaaagaagattgcgtgaaaaacaacaaaataatacaaaacgaTTTGttgatgaaatgaaaaatgCTAAAATGAAGCAAGGGcgcgaaaaagaaaaattgaaagttaCTCACACAGGCCAAATGGATAATTTAGTGAATGATGTTCAAAAG ttaatagatatgtataaaaatgaagAATTGGAGTACGATATGAGTTCCAAGAGTGAattctttgtttaa
- the LOC123294279 gene encoding 1-phosphatidylinositol 4,5-bisphosphate phosphodiesterase isoform X2, producing MTKKFEFDWRIPVPQPLLDGCVFDRWTEEKDNTELEPGCMFKVDEYGFFIYWKSEGREGDVIELCQVSDIRAGGVPKDIKWYNNLQNKHGAGQVLEDKSLTICSGTDYININYQHVICPDAATAKVWLDGLRKITHNVKANNVCPMTCLKKHWMRLGFLVDPRGKVPVKVIARTFASGKTEKLVYQGLSELGLPCGKNDAIEKEDFTFEKFYALYHKICPRNDIEELFRQITQGKAESISLDQFINFLNEKQRDPRLNEILYPLYDEKRALEIITTYEQNEEALKEKKLTKDGLIRYLMSDENAPVFLDRLDFYMDMDQPLCAYYINSSHNTYLSGRQFGGKSSVEMYRQVLLAGCRCVELDCWDGKTEEEEPIITHGKAMCTDILFKDVIYALRDTAFVTSDYPVILSFENHCCKKQQYKLAKYCDDILGDFLLKEPLPDYPLEPGAVLPPPSLLKRKILIKNKRLKPEVEKQELEMFWKGEFVIQDEEKEDASAPVTDKKPEEIVAPVIESTASTEGDAPPPVQYTGSTTNVHPWLSSMVNYAQPVKFQGFDIAEQKNIHHNMSSFAETAGLNYLKTQAIDFVNYNKRQMSRIYPRGTRADSSNYMPQVFWNAGCQMVSLNFQTSDLPMQLNQGKFEYNGNCGYLLKPDFMRRADRTFDPFAESPVDGVIAAQCSVQVIAGQFLSDKKVGTYVEVDMYGLPTDTIRKEFRTRMVPANGLNPVYNEEPFLFRKVVLPDLAVLRFGVYDENGKLLGQRILPLDGLQAGYRHISLRTEANFPMSLPMLFCNIELKIYVPDGFEDFMAALSDPRGFMGAQQKQTDQMNQMGIEVTDSKGGDDKKEKKAEEKKEEPLVFEPITIESIRQEKGFQKTARKQQKELDALRKKQAKEKLGIQKSQCSAIEKLIKGKNKNDLTNDPAIRKLVTEQTLQWSEMAERHRKQEWEMMKQQLLDQQDILKKLMETQQASQIKQLEAKHDRELKEMNTRQAKVSVETSREVNNDKTLKTKAEKERRLREKQQNNTKRFVDEMKNAKMKQGREKEKLKVTHTGQMDNLVNDVQKLIDMYKNEELEYDMSSKSEFFV from the exons atgaccaagaaatttgaatttgattggCGTATACCCGTGCCACAACCGTTATTGGATGGTTGTGTATTCGATCGATGGACCGAAGAAAAAGATAACACTGAATTGGAACCTGGATGTATGTTTAAGGTGGATGAAtatggattttttatttattggaaaagTGAAGGCagg GAAGGAGATGTCATTGAACTGTGTCAAGTTAGTGATATTCGAGCTGGCGGTGTTCCAAAG GATATAAAATGGTACaataatcttcaaaataaacATGGTGCAGGACAAGTTTTAGAAGACAAATCGTTAACTATTTGCAGTGGTACAGATTATATTAATATCAATTACCAGCATGTCATTTGTCCAGATGCTGCAACTGCAAag GTATGGTTGGATGGTCTTCGAAAAATAACGCATAATGTAAAAGCCAATAACGTATGCCCTATGACTTGTTTAAAAAAGCA tTGGATGAGACTTGGCTTTCTTGTCGATCCACGTGGAAAAGTACCTGTAAAAGTGATAGCCCGAACATTTGCATCTGGTAAAACAGAAAAACTTGTCTATCAAGGATTATCGGAATTGGGACTACCCTGTGGTAAAAATGATGCTATTGAAAAAGAAgattttacttttgaaaaattttacgcactttatcataaaatttgtcCACGTAATGACATCGAAGAATTATTCCGACAAAT TACGCAAGGGAAAGCAGAGTCAATTAGTTTAGatcaatttataaactttttaaatgaaaaacaaagagATCCTCgtcttaatgaaattttatatccaCTTTACGATGAAAAACGTGCCCTTGAAATCATCACAACTTATGAACAAAATGAAGAAGCCTTAAAAGAAA AAAAACTAACAAAAGATGGATTAATTCGATACTTGATGTCGGATGAGAATGCACCTGTATTTTTGGATCGATTAGACTTTTATATGGACATGGATCAACCATTATGTGCTTACTATATAAATTCATCTCATAATACATACCTCAGTGGGCGACAATTTGGTGGTAAATCATCTGTGGAAATGTATCGTCAAGTTTTATTGGCTGGTTGCAG gtGTGTTGAATTAGATTGTTGGGATGGTAAGACCGAAGAGGAAGAACCTATTATTACTCATGGAAAAGCTATGTGtactgatattttatttaag GATGTAATTTATGCATTGCGTGATACTGCTTTTGTAACATCCGATTATCCTGTGATTTTATCTTTTGAGAATCATTGTTgtaaaaaacaacaatataaaCTAGCTAAATACTGTGATGATATTTTGGGAGATTTTCTATTAAAAGAACCACTGCCAGATTATCCA ttagaACCAGGCGCAGTTTTACCACCTCCCAGTTTactaaaaaggaaaattttaataaaaaataaacgacttAAACCTGAAGTAGAAAAACAAGAACTAGAAATGTTTTGGAAAGGAGAATTTGTTATTCAAGATGAAGAAAAGGAAGATGCATCTGCTCCAGTTACAGATAAAAAG CCAGAGGAAATTGTTGCTCCAGTAATTGAAAGTACTGCCTCTACTGAAGGCGATGCCCCACCACCAGTCCAATACACGGGATCAACAACAAATGTCCATCCTTGGTTATCTTCCATGGTTAATTATGCCCAACCTGTTAAATTTCAAGGGTTTGATATTGCAGAAC aaaaaaatattcaccaCAATATGTCTTCGTTTGCTGAAACTGCTggtttaaattatctaaaaactCAAGCCATTGATTTTGTGAATTACAATAAAAGACAGATGAGTCGAATTTATCCAAGAGGAACAAGAGCTGATTCATCAAATTATATGCCACAAGTTTTCTGGAATGCAGGATGTCAAatggtttctttaaattttcaaacttccGATTTACCCATGCAATTAAATCAGGGTAAATTTGAATACAATGGCAATTGTGGTTATTTATTGAAACCTGATTTCATGAGACGAGCTGATCGAACTTTCGATCCTTTTGCGGAATCGCCTGTGGATGGTGTGATTGCTGCGCAATGTTCTGTGCAA GTAATTGCCGGTCAATTTTTATCTGATAAGAAAGTCGGAACATATGTTGAAGTAGACATGTATGGTTTGCCGACTGATACAATTCGAAAAGAATTTAGAACACGTATGGTACCTGCAAATGGATTAAATCCTGTATATAATGAAGAACCATTCCTGTttcgaaaa gttGTATTACCTGATTTAGCAGTGTTACGATTTGGAGTTTATGATGAAAACGGTAAATTATTGGGACAACGTATTTTACCTTTAGATGGCTTGCAAGCTGGTTATCGACATATTTCTCTCAGAACTGAGGCAAATTTCCCAATGTCTTTACCAATGTTGTTTTGTAACATtgaacttaaaatttatgttcCTGATGGCTTTGAAG attTCATGGCGGCGTTATCTGATCCAAGAGGATTTATGGGAGCTCAACAAAAACAGACTGATCAAATGAACCAAATGGGCATTGAGGTCACAGACTCTAAAGGTGGCGacgataaaaaagaaaagaaagcagAAGAGAAAAAAGAAGAACCTTTAGTATTCGAACCAATTACAATTGAATCAATACGACAAGAAAAAGGATTTCAAAAGACAGCGAGGAAACAACAAAAAGAATTGGATGCATTACGAAAAAAACAAGCAAAAGAAAAACTTGGCATTCAAAAAAGTCAATGTAGTGCGATCGAAAAGTTAATCAAGGGGAAAAA taAAAATGATCTGACAAATGATCCAGCAATTCGTAAATTAGTAACTGAGCAGACATTGCAGTGGAGTGAAATGGCTGAACGTCATCGAAAACAAGAGTGGGAAATGATGAAACAACAATTACTTGACCAACAAgatatattaaagaaattaatggAAACCCAACAAGCTtcacaaataaaacaattagaaGCTAAGCATGatag agaattaaaagaaatgaaCACACGACAGGCTAAAGTATCTGTTGAGACATCACGCGAAGTAAACAAtgacaaaacattaaaaacaaaagcagaaaaagaaagaagattgcgtgaaaaacaacaaaataatacaaaacgaTTTGttgatgaaatgaaaaatgCTAAAATGAAGCAAGGGcgcgaaaaagaaaaattgaaagttaCTCACACAGGCCAAATGGATAATTTAGTGAATGATGTTCAAAAG ttaatagatatgtataaaaatgaagAATTGGAGTACGATATGAGTTCCAAGAGTGAattctttgtttaa